A DNA window from Procambarus clarkii isolate CNS0578487 chromosome 75, FALCON_Pclarkii_2.0, whole genome shotgun sequence contains the following coding sequences:
- the LOC138356975 gene encoding mucin-22-like: MGMVSTTAHGMVMESSTAHGMGMESNTAHGIGMVSTTAHGMCMVSTTAHGMGMESNTAHGMGIVSTTANGMGMVSTTAHGMGIVSTTAHGMNTVSTTAHGMGMESNTAHGMGIVSTTANGMGMVSTTAHGMGMVSTTTHGMGMLSITIHWLRMVSTTAHGMGMVSTTTHGMGMLSITIHWLRMVSTTAHGMGMVSTTIHWIGMVSTTAHGMGMVSTTAHGISMVSTTAHGMGMVSTTAQAMSMVSTTVNRMGGFRVCRPPRAWVDEHEFEDSASSSTVEWDDGVQGASAVMAGGMAGLVAADPVSVGADAETLVPASAASSVSMCSDPQRGGWAILTKTLVGLVI, encoded by the exons atgggtatggtgtccaccaccgcccacgggatggttaTGGAGTCtagcaccgcccacgggatgggtatggaatctaataccgcccacgggattggtatggtgtccaccaccgcccacgggatgtgtatggtgtccaccaccgcccacgggatgggtatggaatctaacaccgcccacgggatgggtatagtgtcTACCACCGccaacgggatgggtatggtgtccaccaccgcccacgggatgggtatcgtgtccaccaccgcccacgggatgaatacggtgtccaccaccgcccatgggatgggtatggaatctaacaccgcccacgggatgggtatagtgtcTACCACCGccaacgggatgggtatggtgtccaccaccgcccacgggatgggtatggtgtctaccaccacccacgggatgggtatgctgTCTATAACCATCCACTGGTTGCGTATGGTttctaccaccgcccacgggatgggtatggtgtctaccaccacccacgggatgggtatgctgTCTATAACCATCCACTGGTTGCGTATGGTttctaccaccgcccacgggatgggtatggtgtccacgacCATCCACTGGAttggtatggtgtccaccaccgctcacgggatgggtatggtgtccacgacCGCTCACGGGataagtatggtgtccactaccgcccacgggatgggtatggtgtccaccaccgcccaagCGATGAGTATGGTGTCTACCACcgtcaacaggatgg GTGGGTTCAGAGTCTGTCGCCCGCCTCGTGCATGGGTTGACGAGCATGAATTTGAGGACTCTGCGAGCTCTTCCACTGTGGAGTGGGATGATGGTGTGCAGGGGGCTAGTGCGGTAATGGCGGGTGGCATGGCGGGGTTGGTGGCTGCTGACCCTGTTAGTGTGGGGGCTGATGCGGAGACTTTGGTTCCTGCTTCGGCTGCctcgtcagtgtccatgtgttccGATCCCCAGCGTGGAGGGTGGGCCATCCTGACGAAGACGTTGGTGGGGCTCGTGATTTGA